A genome region from Schlesneria paludicola DSM 18645 includes the following:
- a CDS encoding DUF1592 domain-containing protein — MNRPHWLTSIALFLPLVSAVQAAELATVTMPERHRAFFKNYCVDCHNSETKDGNLQLDDIAFSLDTVEKAERWQKILNQLNSGSMPPKDAKRPDNREKTEFLDDLAHSLAKARKSLSDVGGVITMRRLNRREYKNSIRDLLGIELDVSDLPDDRGVGGFDTVGASLFMSSDQFEQYHALGRRALNEAFARSSLSTDIHARQRQSEHRETEELAKRVVRGTYSGYYLGGFKQGLAWRNSDRSKPPSEFGLTDEVEVDYRIQAFEKYGPSYAAYLSNPLSDTGSLLTSYSVADEVIALPPDTPSDWDKTVRKPVPTGTYRLKMRIGAISPKSGKRHFVEMGTRTSNVEFAFLRSFEITGTVAQPQILEITVSVAADGPRSFVFREKRARLPDDEIFLNAIKQNGVIPDPELWIDWVEWDGPLPTPAGEDAMFRIVGAEANETTESARKIIERFTSLAFRGQEPEADFIDRLVRLFESSRQTGRSFEESLKVSLSTVLASPGFLYLSEAHSQSERRELTLMELASRLSYFLWSAPPDNELLTLARNGDLRNPDRLSQQVNRMIASEKSRDFVTGFTHQWLGMDRLDFFQFNTKLYPRFDESTKAAAKAEVFATVEHLLRNKGSLSSLLKSDFIVTNGLLANYYEIEGVTGDHFRPVSLSASSPRGGLLGMAAILAIGSNGETTSPVERGAWVLRKLLNDAPPPAPPNVPQISRLEGQLLTTRERLAAHQEEAQCASCHRKIDPIGFGLENFNAVGSWRTEDRYVKPGIGNKEWTIDPAGAFHNGPSFKSYFELRDLIAAREDDFAHGFSEALIEYALGRPYSFSDEDLAMRLVARAKTQNFSMQEFFQALVASPEFHR; from the coding sequence ATGAATCGTCCACATTGGCTCACATCGATCGCGTTGTTCCTTCCGCTTGTCTCTGCCGTTCAGGCGGCCGAATTGGCAACCGTGACGATGCCCGAACGGCATCGAGCCTTCTTCAAGAACTATTGTGTCGATTGTCACAATTCGGAAACGAAGGATGGCAATTTGCAATTGGACGATATTGCCTTTTCACTCGACACAGTTGAGAAGGCCGAGCGTTGGCAAAAGATTCTCAACCAACTGAATTCGGGCAGCATGCCGCCCAAAGACGCCAAACGTCCTGACAACCGGGAAAAAACTGAGTTCCTTGATGATTTGGCACATTCACTGGCAAAGGCACGTAAGTCGTTAAGCGATGTGGGTGGCGTCATCACGATGCGCCGCCTCAACCGCCGCGAGTACAAGAACTCAATCCGCGATTTGCTGGGCATCGAACTCGACGTGAGCGATTTGCCGGACGACCGCGGAGTGGGCGGCTTCGATACTGTTGGCGCATCGCTGTTCATGTCGAGCGATCAATTCGAGCAATACCATGCACTGGGGCGGCGCGCCTTGAACGAGGCATTCGCACGCAGCAGCTTGAGCACCGACATTCATGCCCGACAACGACAATCCGAGCATCGTGAAACGGAAGAGCTCGCCAAACGTGTCGTCCGCGGCACGTACAGTGGTTACTACCTCGGTGGCTTCAAACAGGGATTGGCATGGCGAAACTCCGACCGCAGCAAGCCCCCAAGCGAGTTTGGGCTGACCGACGAAGTCGAAGTGGATTATCGAATTCAAGCCTTCGAGAAATACGGCCCCAGCTACGCGGCGTACCTCTCAAATCCACTTTCAGACACGGGATCCCTGCTGACTAGCTACAGCGTGGCCGATGAGGTCATTGCGTTGCCGCCCGACACGCCATCGGATTGGGACAAGACCGTCCGAAAGCCCGTTCCCACCGGCACTTACCGGTTAAAAATGCGAATCGGAGCAATCTCGCCAAAGTCCGGCAAGCGCCATTTCGTGGAGATGGGAACACGCACCAGCAATGTGGAATTTGCCTTCCTCCGCAGCTTCGAAATCACCGGCACCGTCGCCCAACCACAAATCCTTGAAATCACCGTGTCCGTCGCAGCTGACGGCCCGCGTTCATTCGTGTTCCGTGAGAAACGAGCGAGACTTCCCGATGACGAAATCTTTCTGAACGCGATCAAGCAGAACGGTGTTATTCCTGACCCGGAATTGTGGATCGACTGGGTTGAATGGGATGGCCCGTTGCCCACCCCCGCGGGCGAAGATGCGATGTTCCGGATTGTTGGCGCAGAGGCCAACGAAACCACTGAGTCTGCCCGAAAAATCATCGAGCGATTCACATCTCTCGCATTCCGAGGCCAGGAACCGGAAGCCGATTTCATTGATCGCCTTGTGCGCCTGTTTGAATCATCCCGTCAAACCGGCCGGTCATTCGAGGAATCGCTCAAGGTCTCGCTGAGCACCGTACTCGCGTCACCAGGCTTTCTGTACCTGTCTGAAGCGCACAGTCAAAGCGAACGACGCGAGCTGACACTTATGGAACTCGCCAGTCGGCTCTCATACTTTCTCTGGAGTGCGCCACCGGACAACGAACTGCTGACCTTGGCACGTAACGGCGATCTGCGAAATCCAGATCGACTTTCCCAACAGGTCAATCGCATGATCGCCAGCGAGAAGTCACGGGATTTCGTCACAGGATTTACGCACCAGTGGCTCGGAATGGATCGACTGGATTTTTTTCAGTTTAACACCAAGCTCTATCCCCGATTTGACGAGAGCACAAAGGCAGCCGCCAAAGCCGAGGTCTTTGCCACAGTTGAGCACCTGCTGCGCAACAAGGGCAGCCTGAGCTCGCTGCTGAAATCCGACTTCATTGTCACCAATGGGTTGCTCGCCAATTACTACGAAATCGAAGGCGTCACCGGCGATCATTTCCGCCCGGTTTCACTTTCTGCCAGCTCCCCACGAGGAGGTCTCTTGGGCATGGCTGCCATTCTCGCCATCGGCAGCAATGGCGAGACCACCAGTCCGGTTGAACGTGGCGCATGGGTCTTACGAAAGCTTCTAAACGATGCGCCGCCGCCCGCGCCGCCGAACGTGCCGCAAATCTCGCGTCTGGAAGGCCAGTTACTGACGACACGCGAGCGACTGGCCGCACACCAGGAAGAAGCCCAGTGCGCGTCTTGCCATCGCAAAATCGATCCGATCGGATTCGGCCTGGAGAACTTCAATGCGGTCGGCTCCTGGCGGACTGAAGACCGCTACGTGAAACCTGGCATCGGCAATAAGGAATGGACAATCGATCCTGCAGGGGCATTTCACAACGGCCCTTCCTTCAAGAGCTATTTCGAATTACGAGATTTGATTGCCGCGCGCGAAGACGACTTCGCCCATGGATTTTCTGAAGCATTGATCGAATACGCTTTGGGACGCCCCTACAGCTTTTCGGACGAAGATCTGGCAATGCGACTTGTCGCTCGGGCGAAGACACAGAACTTCTCCATGCAGGAATTTTTTCAGGCGCTCGTGGCGAGTCCGGAATTTCATCGTTGA
- a CDS encoding DUF1552 domain-containing protein, with protein MIALPAFESFGSLRRLASAADNFTPRPKRVVFLGFGYGVTNETWFPDVKQTGSSYTLPEGLRPLERHKSDFSIIQGMSNQYNNEAHWGSTFWLTGANRYSQPGQSFHNSISADQVAAANLGTDTRFSSIQLGSEDVITSGHGPGLSLAWDARGKPISGLDNPVTAFHRMFSADSLSLEERQAKLLQHRSVLDAVLSDARRVERRLNRTDADKLDEYFQSIRDIEVRLSKDEQWLTVPKPGAPLPAPNDGLAGRDEIRMMYELIVAAFKTDSTRVITYRQPVGTLLKSLSIKFAPHDVSHYTPGERTMASQQRDIAQSELLSGLIDQLKATKEPDGSSLFDHTILVYGSNIRTIHYLDNCPTLIAGRGAGLKLGEHIVLKEKHTPLCNLWLTLLNGVGANVKSHGDSTGVVSDVQSA; from the coding sequence ATGATTGCGCTGCCTGCATTTGAATCTTTTGGTTCGCTGCGACGATTGGCTTCCGCCGCCGACAATTTCACTCCACGACCGAAACGAGTCGTGTTCCTCGGCTTTGGTTACGGTGTCACCAACGAAACGTGGTTTCCTGATGTCAAACAGACCGGCAGCAGTTACACATTGCCCGAAGGCCTAAGACCACTCGAACGGCATAAGTCGGATTTCTCGATCATTCAGGGAATGTCGAACCAGTACAACAACGAGGCCCACTGGGGCAGTACGTTCTGGCTTACAGGCGCAAATCGATATTCTCAACCGGGACAAAGCTTTCACAACAGCATCTCCGCAGACCAAGTGGCCGCGGCGAACTTGGGAACGGACACTCGATTTTCCTCAATTCAGCTCGGCAGCGAGGACGTCATCACCTCCGGACATGGCCCCGGATTGTCTCTCGCATGGGATGCGCGAGGGAAGCCGATTTCCGGCCTGGACAATCCAGTGACGGCCTTCCATCGCATGTTTTCTGCCGATTCCTTGTCGCTGGAAGAACGCCAGGCAAAGTTACTTCAGCATCGCAGCGTGCTTGATGCGGTTTTGTCCGACGCCCGACGTGTTGAACGTCGCCTGAACCGCACTGACGCGGACAAACTGGACGAATACTTTCAAAGCATCCGCGACATCGAAGTTCGGCTGAGCAAGGACGAACAATGGCTCACCGTCCCGAAACCAGGTGCTCCCCTGCCAGCCCCCAATGATGGACTCGCGGGGCGTGACGAGATCAGGATGATGTATGAACTGATTGTTGCCGCGTTCAAGACGGACAGCACCCGTGTGATCACCTATCGTCAGCCGGTTGGCACACTCCTAAAGAGTCTCTCAATCAAGTTCGCTCCGCACGATGTCAGTCATTACACGCCCGGCGAGCGTACGATGGCTTCACAACAGCGCGACATTGCTCAATCCGAACTATTGTCGGGATTGATCGATCAGTTGAAAGCAACAAAAGAGCCGGATGGCTCAAGCCTGTTCGATCACACCATTCTGGTCTATGGCAGCAATATTCGAACGATCCACTACCTCGATAATTGTCCCACCCTGATTGCAGGTCGGGGAGCGGGCCTCAAGCTTGGCGAACACATCGTGCTCAAAGAGAAGCACACACCATTATGCAATCTATGGCTGACATTGCTCAACGGCGTGGGAGCGAACGTGAAGTCCCACGGCGACAGCACTGGCGTTGTGAGCGATGTCCAATCCGCGTAG
- a CDS encoding PadR family transcriptional regulator has protein sequence MNEITGDKLRGHLETMILSSLEKGETHGLEILRRLEEAGCGLLKLKEGSLYPALYRLETQGLVQAVWEEEMHGRRGARRRFYRLTPKGKRALNKGREEWVVFVQTIGGILGAPA, from the coding sequence ATGAACGAAATCACTGGCGACAAACTGCGTGGGCATCTTGAAACGATGATCCTTTCGTCTTTGGAGAAAGGTGAAACTCACGGCCTGGAAATTTTGCGACGCCTGGAAGAGGCTGGATGCGGGCTGCTGAAGCTCAAGGAAGGGTCCCTTTATCCAGCCCTTTATCGGCTCGAAACGCAAGGCCTGGTTCAAGCCGTCTGGGAAGAAGAAATGCACGGAAGACGAGGTGCTCGTCGCCGCTTCTACCGCCTCACACCCAAAGGGAAGCGAGCCTTGAACAAGGGCCGTGAAGAATGGGTCGTATTTGTTCAAACAATTGGCGGAATTCTCGGAGCACCCGCATGA
- a CDS encoding MBL fold metallo-hydrolase, which translates to MRLKLVSHASFIIECGDLTIWTDPWLRGKAFNDSWSLLPPAEFNPECLDRIDYLWISHEHPDHFHIPTLKSLPEAFKQQVTVLFQENNSDKVFDALRKFGFTKFRSLPHRKLVALSDQTEVYCSQIGNMDSCLGVRHGGQTVLNLNDCEANTTDCVTLRKDLGPIDVVLNQFSIAGYSGEEDRAKHLTANSQSILSNIAENHRDLQAKVTIPMASFIYFSSEDNRYINDYANKPQDVVDKMASEGLPSVVLYCGDSYEVGLPHDSGPALDRFRALYATMDQLPIDRSPIVELTTIQQSFNSKRTHLRKFYPGLVLRWLNPVVVRIPDLDKTVEFSLKDGWLREISAETAPDVTIHSQPLDFVFRWPFGLQTLGVSARFTLHKNGKNWRMHRIICSLDSAELYLKPHLLLSRRNLSWAISRLPGAWNQLRYKMSRMRPKAA; encoded by the coding sequence ATGCGGCTGAAACTGGTTTCGCACGCATCATTCATTATCGAGTGCGGCGACCTGACAATCTGGACGGATCCGTGGCTACGTGGCAAAGCGTTTAACGATTCGTGGTCTCTTCTTCCGCCGGCCGAATTCAACCCGGAATGCCTGGACCGCATCGACTACTTGTGGATCTCGCACGAGCATCCTGATCATTTCCATATCCCAACGCTAAAGTCCCTGCCCGAGGCCTTTAAGCAACAGGTAACGGTTCTGTTTCAAGAAAACAATTCCGACAAGGTTTTCGATGCATTGAGAAAGTTTGGGTTCACGAAGTTTCGGTCGTTACCTCATCGGAAACTTGTCGCCCTGTCCGACCAAACGGAAGTCTATTGCAGCCAGATTGGCAATATGGATTCGTGCTTGGGAGTCCGACATGGCGGACAGACCGTATTGAATCTCAATGACTGCGAAGCAAACACGACGGACTGCGTGACATTGCGTAAAGACCTTGGACCGATCGACGTCGTGCTGAATCAATTCTCGATTGCCGGATACTCTGGCGAAGAGGACCGGGCCAAACATCTGACGGCAAACTCTCAATCGATCTTATCCAATATCGCCGAAAACCATCGCGATCTGCAGGCCAAGGTGACGATCCCGATGGCCAGCTTCATCTACTTTAGCTCCGAAGACAATCGCTATATCAACGACTATGCCAACAAACCCCAGGATGTCGTCGATAAGATGGCGAGCGAGGGGCTACCAAGTGTCGTTCTCTACTGCGGCGACAGCTATGAGGTCGGTTTGCCACACGATTCAGGTCCCGCCCTCGATCGATTTCGGGCACTGTACGCCACGATGGACCAACTGCCAATCGACCGCTCGCCGATTGTTGAGCTGACAACGATTCAGCAATCGTTCAACTCCAAGAGGACTCATCTACGGAAATTTTATCCAGGATTGGTGTTGCGCTGGCTGAATCCGGTTGTTGTGCGGATTCCTGATCTCGATAAGACGGTCGAGTTCTCACTGAAGGATGGGTGGCTCCGAGAAATTTCGGCCGAGACCGCTCCCGATGTGACCATTCATTCGCAGCCATTGGACTTTGTCTTCCGATGGCCGTTCGGATTGCAGACACTGGGGGTCTCAGCACGCTTCACGTTGCACAAGAATGGCAAGAATTGGCGGATGCATCGCATCATTTGTTCGCTGGACAGCGCCGAACTCTATTTGAAGCCACACTTGCTGCTGAGTCGGCGGAACCTATCCTGGGCCATTTCTCGGCTACCAGGTGCTTGGAATCAATTGCGATACAAGATGAGCCGTATGCGCCCGAAAGCCGCCTAG
- a CDS encoding alpha/beta hydrolase family protein: MPLKRPQRRTSSRLHLVGVVGAWFLVFGLSFYTVTSAQAQTMPSYTLQPIVTNAGTHGVGHRRCCNRPEVFLLRGGAGYFPRAAQFEDALRCRGFEPRTICHWNHRGVADEIAEAYYAGELAGPVTIIGYSSGADAACLMCSRLEKAGVPVTNLVLVESTFGLAVPANVEYCYNVYQSRWADAVPVFRGVAVEAKGMHTQLVNVDVNDYPQMTPLTNHNHFTIVSVPELHSLVGNVLAQRNYVQSSAMQANVSAPEVNSREAQTAFDSQATPLVK, from the coding sequence ATGCCACTCAAACGACCGCAACGGCGCACTTCGTCGCGTCTTCATCTTGTTGGAGTTGTGGGGGCGTGGTTCCTTGTGTTCGGCTTATCATTCTATACGGTCACGTCTGCTCAAGCGCAAACGATGCCAAGCTATACGTTGCAACCGATTGTGACGAACGCGGGGACTCATGGTGTGGGGCACCGACGCTGCTGCAATCGGCCGGAAGTTTTTCTGCTGAGAGGGGGCGCTGGGTATTTTCCGAGAGCCGCGCAGTTCGAGGACGCATTGCGATGTCGCGGCTTCGAACCCAGAACGATTTGCCATTGGAATCATCGCGGGGTTGCCGATGAGATTGCCGAAGCGTACTACGCGGGAGAGTTAGCGGGACCGGTGACTATCATCGGCTACAGCAGCGGAGCGGATGCCGCATGCCTGATGTGTTCCAGATTGGAAAAGGCTGGCGTGCCTGTCACCAACCTTGTGTTGGTCGAGTCAACGTTCGGCTTGGCTGTGCCTGCAAATGTCGAGTATTGTTACAACGTTTATCAGTCCCGATGGGCCGATGCAGTTCCCGTCTTTCGCGGGGTCGCCGTGGAAGCAAAAGGGATGCACACTCAATTGGTCAATGTGGATGTCAATGACTATCCACAAATGACTCCGTTGACGAATCATAATCACTTCACGATTGTTTCAGTGCCTGAACTGCACTCGCTCGTTGGGAACGTGTTGGCTCAGCGAAATTATGTGCAATCGTCCGCGATGCAAGCAAATGTCAGTGCGCCTGAAGTCAACTCACGTGAGGCGCAGACTGCATTTGATTCGCAGGCGACGCCCCTGGTGAAATAA
- a CDS encoding class I SAM-dependent methyltransferase, with product MQFVEIGGIQYEVLPWKQRVVQSIVNPWRNVLLPASFWRYVMRRSRSPLIAESFRRPGGWQSMRIVYENETPKGIQDRMAVRFNPISMASRNRRKLVISLLTELINSNVETERLDIVGVGAGPGLHVQEAICKSDIRRANVHAYLIDRDSDAFEYGRTCAAERGIQECVSYVQGDARDIRRVLPDVSPQIVKLVGLLEYLTDDQAVDLLRALHAIMAPGGQILTHGIVDRFHSAKFLQRTFGLYHIYRTASEVKTVLNAAGFRTDKECEEPMKVYPILIATRL from the coding sequence ATGCAGTTTGTCGAAATCGGGGGGATTCAGTACGAGGTGCTTCCGTGGAAGCAGCGCGTCGTCCAGTCGATCGTCAACCCGTGGCGCAACGTATTGTTGCCAGCTTCGTTTTGGCGATATGTGATGCGCCGCAGCCGCAGCCCACTGATCGCGGAATCGTTTCGTCGTCCTGGTGGCTGGCAATCAATGCGAATCGTTTACGAAAACGAAACGCCGAAGGGAATCCAGGACCGGATGGCGGTTCGATTCAATCCCATCAGCATGGCATCACGGAATCGACGAAAACTGGTCATTTCTCTCCTAACAGAATTAATCAACAGCAACGTCGAGACTGAGAGACTCGATATTGTCGGCGTGGGTGCTGGTCCCGGGCTGCACGTTCAAGAAGCCATTTGCAAGTCAGACATTCGTCGTGCAAATGTCCACGCATATCTGATTGACCGCGACAGCGATGCGTTTGAATATGGTCGCACCTGCGCCGCCGAGCGGGGAATTCAGGAATGCGTCTCGTACGTACAGGGCGATGCGCGCGACATTCGCCGAGTTCTCCCTGATGTCTCGCCGCAAATTGTGAAGTTAGTGGGACTGCTGGAATACCTGACTGATGACCAGGCGGTTGATCTGCTGCGTGCACTCCATGCCATCATGGCGCCCGGAGGTCAAATCCTAACGCACGGCATCGTGGATCGCTTTCATTCTGCCAAATTCCTGCAACGCACCTTCGGCTTGTATCACATCTATCGGACGGCATCGGAAGTGAAGACGGTCCTAAACGCCGCAGGATTTCGCACGGACAAGGAGTGCGAAGAGCCTATGAAGGTTTATCCGATCCTCATTGCGACCCGACTCTGA
- a CDS encoding acyl carrier protein gives MNQPIENRLVDFLRSMTGQKSLVAETDLFEAGVTDSLTIMDLLVFVETEFQIQIGFEHLTPETFETPRTLANLIMRQLAGNSHSAAA, from the coding sequence ATGAATCAACCGATTGAAAACCGTTTGGTCGACTTTCTCCGCTCGATGACGGGCCAAAAATCGCTAGTCGCGGAAACGGATTTGTTCGAAGCGGGGGTTACCGATTCGCTGACAATCATGGACCTGCTCGTGTTCGTTGAAACGGAATTCCAAATCCAGATTGGATTTGAACACCTCACCCCCGAAACATTCGAGACGCCTCGAACTCTTGCAAATCTCATTATGAGACAACTTGCAGGCAATTCGCATTCTGCTGCTGCATGA
- a CDS encoding class I adenylate-forming enzyme family protein, with protein MNSREPMSLILKGGRTNDVPHAASVSPTSANRENTHLGQLFESVAFNNLTKLAFTAKSVGWTYFDLLLASRAISQSLLKLHAFQTGDRVLLMLPNSAEYIAAFYGILLAGGVVVPIPPKTEAGYLQSIVHSTEACAIITDPTIANQRKDQPFHHQIEVDLSVLTHEDTLSSALTTGSELAAIFFTGGSTGTPKGVMLSHRNLISNARSIRQYLQITPADRPLCVLPFHHAFGNSVWQSHLLAGAHLVCDGLTSFPETMVAALARHECTSLSGVPDLFRVLLERSSLGQASLPHLRYMAVAGGALPRHLSLEISRRIAPAEFYVMYGQTEATARLAYLRPNELEQMPEGCIGQAVPGVTLEIVDENGRPTLAGQIGELRASGDNVMLGYWRDASATADRIRSGWLHTGDLASLDNAGRVTIHGRNSGFVKIAGYRVQPADLEDFAVRRLTATQAVAVAYECPTIGTRLALFVRFDQSKSNPNVSEMIARSRAELPRHMVPELIQLVDEFPLNSAMKIDRPLLQRWADQAKAGSARALA; from the coding sequence ATGAATTCGCGCGAACCAATGTCACTGATTCTCAAAGGGGGACGAACAAACGACGTTCCACATGCTGCAAGCGTCAGTCCAACAAGTGCGAATCGAGAAAACACGCATTTGGGCCAGTTGTTCGAATCCGTCGCCTTCAACAATCTGACGAAACTGGCGTTCACCGCAAAATCCGTCGGCTGGACTTATTTCGATCTACTTTTAGCCTCACGTGCGATCTCCCAGAGCCTTTTGAAGCTTCACGCCTTCCAGACGGGTGATCGCGTGCTGCTCATGCTGCCGAATTCGGCGGAATACATCGCCGCATTTTATGGAATTCTGCTGGCGGGAGGCGTTGTTGTGCCGATTCCGCCGAAGACAGAAGCCGGATATCTGCAATCGATCGTTCACTCGACCGAGGCGTGCGCGATCATCACGGACCCGACCATCGCGAATCAGCGCAAAGATCAACCTTTTCATCACCAGATCGAAGTTGATCTCTCAGTATTGACGCATGAAGACACTCTCTCCTCCGCGTTAACGACGGGGTCTGAATTAGCGGCGATCTTCTTTACTGGCGGATCAACAGGCACCCCGAAAGGGGTGATGCTCAGCCATCGCAATCTGATTTCAAACGCTCGGTCGATCCGACAGTATTTGCAGATTACGCCCGCAGACCGGCCACTGTGCGTTCTTCCTTTTCACCATGCGTTCGGCAATTCAGTTTGGCAGTCACATCTGCTCGCGGGGGCGCACCTTGTTTGTGACGGCCTGACGTCGTTTCCCGAGACAATGGTTGCGGCACTGGCTCGTCACGAATGTACATCGCTCTCGGGGGTACCTGATCTGTTTCGAGTTTTGCTCGAGCGATCTTCGCTGGGACAAGCCTCGCTTCCGCACTTGCGGTACATGGCGGTTGCAGGTGGAGCCTTGCCACGTCACCTGTCATTGGAAATATCACGCCGGATCGCTCCGGCGGAATTTTACGTCATGTATGGTCAGACGGAAGCCACCGCTCGTCTGGCGTATTTGCGTCCCAACGAGCTTGAGCAGATGCCAGAGGGATGTATCGGGCAAGCCGTCCCAGGTGTCACGCTTGAGATTGTCGACGAGAATGGGCGACCGACACTCGCGGGGCAAATTGGGGAATTGCGTGCTTCGGGTGATAACGTCATGTTGGGATATTGGCGGGACGCCTCTGCAACGGCCGATCGAATTCGATCGGGTTGGCTGCATACGGGTGACCTTGCCTCACTCGACAATGCAGGACGCGTCACGATCCACGGACGCAACAGCGGTTTCGTCAAGATCGCTGGTTATCGCGTGCAACCGGCAGACTTGGAAGACTTCGCGGTACGCCGATTGACGGCAACTCAAGCTGTTGCGGTGGCATACGAATGTCCCACAATTGGAACGCGACTCGCGCTGTTCGTTCGTTTTGATCAGAGCAAGTCGAATCCGAATGTTTCCGAGATGATCGCTCGTTCCCGTGCCGAGTTACCGCGTCACATGGTTCCCGAATTGATTCAATTGGTCGACGAGTTTCCGCTGAATTCCGCGATGAAAATTGATCGACCGCTGCTCCAACGCTGGGCCGATCAAGCTAAGGCTGGTTCAGCTCGCGCACTCGCCTGA
- a CDS encoding 2-oxo acid dehydrogenase subunit E2 has translation MPSGTQNNGSYYSTESQPRPLSDLGLMKCVYLSDNRAYRDPTIVWGTAVATQPMTDFLATESRNSNTLLSSAHVLICAVARSLAEHPGLNCKVIGRRVHPFKQINISMPLLAPVDKQVVPVLLQNVEAMSLRDIAQNLWNEARQRGAEAAAERRNEAARSPWKRFWTGVWREIKMQTVLRGTCLLFMINNQFRRPTRSYNAASNSVSALVNLLSFPSGAPPMQSFKPSTLPMNSAMLTVSMAAPEWRAVVVDGQVVARRVSPLFIKVDHRLAHIHEIAAFMNTLCRYLAEPNRLVRDNGEPATPISTLSAQSHRPAA, from the coding sequence ATGCCGTCTGGAACGCAGAACAACGGGTCGTACTATTCGACGGAATCGCAACCTCGCCCATTGTCTGATCTTGGGTTGATGAAGTGCGTTTACTTGTCCGACAATCGGGCGTACCGCGATCCGACGATTGTTTGGGGAACGGCCGTTGCCACTCAACCGATGACGGATTTTCTTGCAACGGAGTCTCGAAACTCCAACACCCTGCTCTCGTCGGCACATGTGTTGATTTGCGCCGTGGCTCGGTCTCTCGCCGAACATCCTGGCCTCAATTGCAAAGTGATTGGGCGGCGAGTTCACCCGTTTAAACAGATTAATATTTCCATGCCGCTCCTGGCGCCTGTCGACAAGCAGGTCGTGCCGGTGTTGCTGCAGAATGTGGAAGCAATGTCGCTGCGAGACATCGCGCAAAATCTTTGGAACGAGGCAAGACAACGGGGAGCAGAGGCCGCCGCTGAGCGTCGCAATGAGGCGGCACGATCACCTTGGAAGCGGTTTTGGACCGGTGTCTGGCGTGAAATCAAAATGCAGACGGTCCTTCGTGGAACCTGCCTGCTGTTCATGATCAACAATCAGTTTCGTCGGCCAACCCGATCGTACAATGCGGCTTCCAATAGCGTCAGCGCTCTCGTCAACTTGCTGAGCTTTCCCAGCGGTGCGCCACCGATGCAGAGTTTTAAGCCGAGCACGCTGCCCATGAATTCCGCCATGCTCACCGTGAGTATGGCAGCTCCTGAATGGCGCGCGGTCGTTGTTGACGGTCAAGTCGTCGCGCGGCGGGTTTCGCCTTTGTTCATCAAGGTCGATCATCGGCTTGCACATATCCATGAGATTGCGGCGTTTATGAACACGCTTTGTCGCTACCTGGCAGAACCGAATCGATTGGTTCGAGATAATGGCGAGCCCGCAACCCCGATCTCCACATTGAGCGCTCAAAGTCATCGGCCTGCGGCTTAA
- a CDS encoding tautomerase family protein translates to MPYLQLDVPWSYPIEVKHTLARRLGEIYSRMMQADVRRISVAIRELGEGGLWRCTGKAPYPAALLMCDIRRGRTAEQRAAVAKALVAACMDSLELKINEINVEFTQHAGDEMYHPLLGGLSDGWSENEASG, encoded by the coding sequence ATGCCCTATCTACAGCTTGATGTTCCGTGGAGCTATCCAATCGAAGTCAAACACACACTCGCTCGTCGATTGGGTGAGATCTACAGCCGCATGATGCAGGCGGATGTGCGGCGCATTTCCGTTGCTATTCGAGAGTTGGGCGAAGGAGGATTATGGCGATGTACTGGTAAGGCTCCTTACCCGGCGGCGTTGCTCATGTGCGACATTCGCCGCGGACGCACCGCTGAGCAGCGCGCTGCGGTTGCGAAGGCGCTGGTCGCAGCCTGTATGGATAGCTTGGAGCTCAAGATCAACGAAATCAATGTCGAGTTCACGCAACATGCGGGGGACGAAATGTACCACCCTCTGCTGGGCGGTCTCAGCGATGGCTGGTCCGAAAACGAAGCCAGCGGCTAA